The genomic stretch TACCCTATTTCACGAAGCATATTAAAATTCTGGGCAAATTCTTCAAAGGTATGAATCCGCCCTAAGTGTTTGAGTCGTTCATTATCAACTGCTTGTAGACCTAGACTAATTCTATTAATACCAAGTATTTTATAGATTGTACCCTTTTCCCTTGAAATTGTTCCTGGATTACATTCAATCGTTATTTCTGCTGTTGGTTCTAAGTTGAAATTTTCTTTTATTTCCTTCATTATTGATTCAATATATTTTGCTTCAATTACTGATGGTGTACCTCCACCAATGAATATACTCTTGACAATATTGTTTCGTAATAATGAATGATAGCTTCTGATTTCTGCTACCAATGCAGTGATATATTCATCTATTTTATCGTCTTCATGGGCAAATGAAAGAAAGTCACAATAATTACATTTGCTTTTACAGAAAGGGATGTGAATATACAAGCTTACTGGTTCTGTTGTTGGTTCTATTGTTTGTTCTATTGTTTGTTCTATTGTTGGTTCTATTGTTGGTTCTATCAATTGTTTTCACCCCTTCAAAATTCTCAATTAACGATACAGAGATAAAAGCATTTTTTCTTCATGATTAATACGAAAGGCAGTAAGTGTTCATTTTTCGCCCGACCGGCCCAAGGGAAAGGCCAGAAAAATGAACACTTACTGCCAATAAAACGATACACCTATCAGAAAAAATGCTTTTGTCGACAGTCCGAGCTATCTAATCACATGTATTAAATGGCTTAATTAAATTGTCAACAATCTAAGCTATCTGGCACATGTAATTAGATAGCTTAGTCAATTATTCATCCAATTTCAAAACACTCATAAAAGCACTTTGTGGCACATCTACATTACCAACCTGTCTCATTCGCTTCTTTCCTTCTTTTTGTTTCTCAAGAAGTTTTCTCTTTCTCGAAATATCACCACCGTAACATTTTGCAAGTACATCTTTTCTCATCGCTTTCACCGTTTCCCTAGCAATAATCTTATTACCAATTGCTGCTTGAATCGGTATTTCAAATTGATGCCTTGATATTTCTTTTTTGAGCTTTTCAACAATCTTCTTTCCTCTTTCAAAGGACGTATCTCTATGAACAATAAAAGATAAAGCATCCACCAACTCTTTATTAATTAATATATCTAATTTGACAAGGTCAGATTCTTTATAACCAATTAATTCATAATCAAAAGAAGCATATCCTCTTGTTCTTGATTTTAATGCATCAAAAAAATCATAAATGATTTCATTTAAAGGCAGCTCATAACTCAGCTGCGCTCTAGTGGATTCAATATAGTGCATACCTAAGTATTCACCACGTCTTTCCTGACACAAATCCATAATTTGTCCAATGTATTCAGAAGGAACCATAATTTCAGCTTTAACAATTGGTTCTTCCATAGATCTAACTTCTGATAAATCTGGTAAATCTAATGGATTTGATAAATTAATGACTTGTCCATCTGTTTTATTTATTTTATAGATAACACTAGGTGCAGTTGTTACCATATCTAAGTTGTATTCTCTCTCAAGTCTTTCTTGAATTATTTCTAAATGTAATAACCCTAAGAATCCACATCTAAAACCAAACCCTAAGGCAACAGAGGTTTCCGCCTCAAATATAAGTGCTGCATCGTTAAGCTGAAGCTTTTCTAAGCCATCTCTTAAGTCTTGATATTTTGCACCGTCAGCAGGATACATTCCGCAGTATACCATTGGATTCACTTTTTTATAGCCTGGTAATGCTTCACTTGCAGGGTTCTCTAAGTCTGTTATCGTATCTCCAACTTGCGTATCGCGTAGATTTTTAATGCTTGCAGTAATGTAGCCTACCGTTCCTGCAACAAGTTCTTCAGTAGGGATAAACTGTCCAGGACCGAAGTATCCAACCTCCACAACTTCAAAAACCTTTTTTGTTTCCATCATCTTTATCTTTGTACCTTTTCTTACAGTACCTTCTTTTATCCTACAAAAAACGATTACACCTTTATAGGAGTCATATTTAGAATCAAATATAAGCGCTTTCAGAGGGGCGTTACGGTCTTCAACTGGTGCTGGAATATCTGTAACGATTCTTTCTAATACTTCCTCAATATTCAAGCCTTCCTTCGCTGAAATCTGAGGTGCATTCGCGGCTTCAATTCCGATAATATCCTCAATTTCCGCTATAACTCTAACAGGATCTGCACTTGGCAAATCAATTTTATTGATAACTGTCAAAATTTCGAGGTCATGTTCTAGCGCTAAATAAACATTTGCAAGTGTTTGCGCTTCTATTCCTTGTGCCGCATCGACAACTAAAATAGCACCTTCACATGCTGCTAAGGATCTTGAAACCTCATAGTTAAAATCCACATGTCCAGGCGTATCTATTAAATTAAATATATATTCTTCTGAGTTTTTTGCAGTATAAATCAATCGGACTGCTTGCGCTTTGATTGTAATACCTCTTTCTCTTTCGAGATCCATATTATCAAGCACTTGCGCTTGCATTTCTCTTTCAGTTAATAGACCAGTCATTTGAATGATTCGATCTGCTAATGTAGATTTACCGTGATCAATATGGGCAATAATACAGAAATTTCTTATGTGATTTTGGTTGATTTCTGGCACTTAGACTGCCTCCTGTTCTCTTCAATTTCTGTTGCATATTATAGCATAGCCTTGTTATTTAGGCAAGTGAAAAGAATTCTGTTAGAACTTGATATATCCTAGTAATTCCTTCTACAATCTCCTCATCAGATAAATTTCCATAACCAATCATTATCTGCTGACGATATAAGCCTTTTATAATAGCATGTTCTTCTACTGAAGGAACCGCTATACCCTTATTTTTTAATTGCTTAAATAAATTATTATCAAATATTACATCTTTAAAATGAATTACTAGATGAATTCCTGATGTATGTCCAATGATCTTAATTTGATCACCAAAAACCTCCTGTAAGGTTTTTATTACCAACTGGCTCTTATGTTGATACAGTTTGATAGATTTTCTAACATGTTTATCTAAATATCCTTCTCGAATAAATCTTGCCAAAGTCAATTGTTCTAGCACCGGTGAATGAAGGTCTTCTGCATATTTAATAGCTTTTGCACCCTCAATTAAATGCTCAGGCAAAATCATATATCCAATTCTAAGTGCTGGACATAGAATTTTACTAAAGGTACCCACATAGATAACTCTATTCGGGTCAAGACTTTGCATAGATTCAATTGGGTCACCCTCATATCTAAACTCACTATCGTAATCATCCTCAACAATATAAGATGATTTATCACGAGCATAACGAATTAAATCAATCCTTCTTTTGATGGGTAAGACGCTACCCATAGGATACTGATGAGAAGGTGTAGTAAAGATTAAACTTGGTTGCAAATCTGAAGGTAATAAATCTGTTATCATCCCTTTTTCATCTGTTGGTATAGAATGAATCCTCATATTCGTTTTTTCCAAACTTGCGATAATACCATGGCTTAGTGGATCCTCAACAAAAACAAGATTGTTTATCGGATGAAACAATCGCCCTAGCATAGTAAACACTTGAGCTGCTCCAGTAGTAATTAGAACTTGTTCGGGTTGGCATTTCACCCCTCTAACTCTTCTAAGATAATGGGTTAGTTCAAAGCGCAAATCATAACAACCTCTAGGTTCGTGATAGTCTAATTGAATGGAGGGCAAATCTTGACAGATTTTTTTATAAATATCTGCCCATATCTCTTTTGGAAACAAATCAAGATTAGGGACACCTGTTCTAAAATCTATTAGACCTTCCATCGGTTCATGCCTTAAGCCAAGAATGTTTTCTCTTTTAATTTCTGTGGATGCTTTGTAATGTTCAAGAATGATTCCATCAGCCACAAATGTACCTGCACTTTCTCTCGCTTCTACATAACCTTCGGCAATCAATTGATCATAAGCTTCTATAATAACATTTCTAGACAGACCCAGCTCTTTTGATAATTGCCTTGTGGAGGGCAATTTCTCATAAGGCTTAAGAAGCCCTGTAAGGATTTGATTTTTGATTGCTTGGTAAATTTGTCTTATAAGTGTGATTTGACTATTTCTATCTATGGTAAGATACATGATAACCTCCAAAATGTGGTTCTAAATAATTCGCCTAAATGTGGTTCTACACTATACCACTTTCATTTGTTATCATTATACCATAAAAAAAAGGAGCCCACTGTATGAAAAAAACACATTCTGCTTATATCCAACTCTCGTTGGCCATGTTTTTTGCTGGAAGCACTGTTGTCGCTGGTAAATATATGGTAGACATACCCATTTTCATCTCACAAACCATTAGCCTAATGTTTGCCCTAGTGTTCATATTTCCATTAGCAATTATAAAAGAAGGCAAAATAAGTCAATTTAAAATCAAGAAAAAAGATTGGTTCTTATTGTTTTTACAAGGTTTAACGGGAATTTTTATGTTTCGAATTTTTATTTTACTAGGTCTTAGATTAACCAGCGCTATTGAGGGTGGTATTATTATGAGTACAACACCTGCAATTTTAGCACTATGCTCATTCCTATTTTTAAAGGAGAAAATCACAAGAAGAATCCTGCTTGGAATTATGATTAGTGTTTCCGGTATACTACTCCTTAATACGAATGGGATTGTTTCTGGAGTTACCGGCTCATGGTCCGGTATACTTGGCAATTTTTTTGTTTTATTAGCTGTTGTTGGAGAAGTATTGTTTACTATTTTCAGAAAAAAACAATCCTTTGAATCACACCCTTTGACTACAACTGCCTTTGTTATTTTATTTGCTTTTCTATTATTTTTGCCTGTTGGAGCCTATCATAGCCTTGGATTTAACTGGGATTTAATAACACCATCTCAACTAATACCAATGTTTTATTATGGCGCCATCTGTTCTGCACTTGGCTATACGTGTTGGTTCAGTGGTATATCTAAAGTTAAAGTTAATGTTGCTGCAGGCTTTTCAGGAGTAATGCCAATTAGCTCTGTCATTTTATCCGTTATAATCCTTGGCGAAAAAATAACTTGGCAGCATATCATTGGTATGTTGTTAGCACTCCTAGGTATTTATACGATATCCAGTATAAGAAAATCAAAATTGCCTCAGTCGTCGTATTTAAGCAGTCAGCCCACGAGCTCATAATTTAATGTCAAATTTGCTTATATAGAACAATTATCTTAAAAACGGTAATTCTAATTGATCTAATAAGATAGAAGGATTTCTAAGTTTTCGATTTAACAATAAATCACCATGACAATCTGAACCCCCAGAAATGTAAAGTGAGTTAGCTTTACAAAAATCCACATAATAGCCACTGTCTATTGGATTTATATAATAGGGTGAATAACATTCAAAGCCCTGTATTCCAAAGGATACCCATTCTCTTAATTGTTCTAAAGGCATAAAGTCTTGTTTAACATATGCAGGTGGATGAGCTAATATAGCAACAGCACCTGCTTGTCTAATATCTTCTATCACCTGCTCTGGTGAGTCGAATACAAGCTGTAGTTTATAGTT from Firmicutes bacterium HGW-Firmicutes-1 encodes the following:
- a CDS encoding elongation factor 4, with translation MPEINQNHIRNFCIIAHIDHGKSTLADRIIQMTGLLTEREMQAQVLDNMDLERERGITIKAQAVRLIYTAKNSEEYIFNLIDTPGHVDFNYEVSRSLAACEGAILVVDAAQGIEAQTLANVYLALEHDLEILTVINKIDLPSADPVRVIAEIEDIIGIEAANAPQISAKEGLNIEEVLERIVTDIPAPVEDRNAPLKALIFDSKYDSYKGVIVFCRIKEGTVRKGTKIKMMETKKVFEVVEVGYFGPGQFIPTEELVAGTVGYITASIKNLRDTQVGDTITDLENPASEALPGYKKVNPMVYCGMYPADGAKYQDLRDGLEKLQLNDAALIFEAETSVALGFGFRCGFLGLLHLEIIQERLEREYNLDMVTTAPSVIYKINKTDGQVINLSNPLDLPDLSEVRSMEEPIVKAEIMVPSEYIGQIMDLCQERRGEYLGMHYIESTRAQLSYELPLNEIIYDFFDALKSRTRGYASFDYELIGYKESDLVKLDILINKELVDALSFIVHRDTSFERGKKIVEKLKKEISRHQFEIPIQAAIGNKIIARETVKAMRKDVLAKCYGGDISRKRKLLEKQKEGKKRMRQVGNVDVPQSAFMSVLKLDE
- a CDS encoding GntR family transcriptional regulator translates to MYLTIDRNSQITLIRQIYQAIKNQILTGLLKPYEKLPSTRQLSKELGLSRNVIIEAYDQLIAEGYVEARESAGTFVADGIILEHYKASTEIKRENILGLRHEPMEGLIDFRTGVPNLDLFPKEIWADIYKKICQDLPSIQLDYHEPRGCYDLRFELTHYLRRVRGVKCQPEQVLITTGAAQVFTMLGRLFHPINNLVFVEDPLSHGIIASLEKTNMRIHSIPTDEKGMITDLLPSDLQPSLIFTTPSHQYPMGSVLPIKRRIDLIRYARDKSSYIVEDDYDSEFRYEGDPIESMQSLDPNRVIYVGTFSKILCPALRIGYMILPEHLIEGAKAIKYAEDLHSPVLEQLTLARFIREGYLDKHVRKSIKLYQHKSQLVIKTLQEVFGDQIKIIGHTSGIHLVIHFKDVIFDNNLFKQLKNKGIAVPSVEEHAIIKGLYRQQIMIGYGNLSDEEIVEGITRIYQVLTEFFSLA